GTGACATTATTGTAACCACCTAACGGAGTGACACGCCGTCAAACCCCGGAGGGGTGACATTATTATTAATTCCCTTTTAGCGGGGTAGGTTTTCCGAGGGGCTGACTTTGTAACCCCTGGAATTTCCAAAACTTATAAGCCAAAAAAACAGGGTTCATTAATTTCCAGGACATAATACCATTTTTACCCTTCCTTTGTATTTGAGTCCAATTTATAATCCCTCATATTCCCAGCACTTTTGAAAAAACGTCCTATGTCCAGAATTTGACTAAAAATTTTACCACAAAAATACAATTTTCTTGCTTTGTTATATACTTGTTATCAATAAATTTCCCTTATCTTGGTTAGAATTTACGTTTTAAAAAATCGTTTTTTATATTTTTAAACATTATATAGTTTACACAACTCCGTATATAAGCTACTATTTTACTAACTATCGCATAACTGCTTCTCTTATATTTTTATTTTATTGAATCTGACCTACCATAAAAAACAAAATGATTTTGTTGTTGCAGTATTTTACAATTATTTTATAAATAAAACATACACAGTTTTTATACATTGGGTATACATTCATACAATAGTATTGTATCAAGCCATTACACATCTTGATAAATGGTATAACATAGTAACTTCAAGGTGGTACTGTATGTTAAAACGATTATTATGGATTTATATTATCCTTATTACTTTTTTATATGCATATACGCTCCATGCTGCAAGTATGTTCCATCCCCGGTATAACTGGTATTCCATTAAAACCAGCCATTTCTGGATACATTATCATGATGGTTTAGAGCAGGATGCAGTACGCCTGGCAGCTATTGCCGAAGAAGTTCATGAAAAACTTGCAAAGAATATCAACTGGCAGCCTTTTTTCCGAACAGATGTTGTATTGTGTGATACCACTGACATGGCAAATGGATTTTCCATGCCGTTTCCATATAACAGGGTACAGCTTTTTGTGGTAATGCCACATGTTGAGGATGCAGGCTTATCCAATACTGATGATTGGCTGCGTATGGTCTTTACTCATGAATATACGCATACCCTTACCATGGATATGATTGGTGGCATTCCGGAAGCAACACGCTATACCCTGGGAAGGGTATGCTTTCCAAATATACTCATGCCAGTATGGGCAGTTGAAGGATACCCGGTATTACAGGAATCTCAACGAAAGCCCTGGGGCAGACTCAATGCTCATTACACACGTATGGTTTTACGGCAGGAAGTATATTCAAAAAACCTTAAAGACATATCACTGGCAAGTAATTTTCCGCGGGAATGGCCTGCAGGGATGGTTCCCTATTTATATGGTGGTCTTTTTGTAGAGTTCTGTACACGAAATTATCCCGAAAAAGATTTTAATGAAATATTTAAAGAAAATGCAGATAATATACTGCCATTCCTGATGGAAAAGAATTTTAATGATGTGTATGGGAGGCGTGCCATAGATTTGTGGCATATATGGCAAAAGGAATTAATGAATGATCTGAATGATCAAATTGCAGAAATCAAAAAGCGTGGAGTGTCTGATTATACTATGTTGACCAGTACAGGCTTTTACACCAGTTTCCCACGGTTTTATAATAATGATATTGTTTTTGTTGCCATGACAAACAAAGAAAAACCATCATTGATAAAATATGATGCGCAGAATAAAACGTTTTCACGTTTAGCTTACGTTAACAATCCCAATAGTATAACTATAAATAATAATGCTATCATTGTGAGTGATATACAGTATTATCAGTCATTTGATTTGTTCAGGGATGTATTTGTTTACGACGCTCAATATTCACAAAAAACAAAAGGGTTGCGTGTTCAATATATTGAACCATTCAAATCTGGTTATGTTGCAATACTCTATGATAAAGGAAAATTTTCACTGGTACAGCTTGATGCTGCTTTTACCATACAGAAGTATTTTATACACAATACGCCTTTTCAAATTTCATATTTACGGGTTTTGGGCGATAGTTCTAAGGCAGTGTTCAGTATTGTGCATAATGGCTTCAGTGATATTGTCCTCTTAGACTTTGCCACCCAGCAAACAGTATTATTGACCAATGATTCCTTTGTCGATATTCATCCCACATTCCATCCTGATGGACAGAAAGTTATCTTTTCATCGGATAAGGATGGTGTGTTTAATCTTTATGAGATAGATATTATTAAGAAAAAAATTTCCCGTATCAGCAATGTCATTGGTGGAGCGTTTTTCCCAGATATAAACAGTGATGGCACAACCATAGTCTTTTCTTCATACGAAGCCAATGGATATAATATTGCACTGATGCCGTATGCAACAGGCCATTCACAGGAACTATCGCCCATACCCTTTACCATACCGCAAAATGAGGAACAAAAAGAAGTTTTACACCAGCCGTATAATCCGCTGTATTCCGTGATTGGACCATGGTGGGCACCATATTTTTATAGTGAAGAGTTATACCCTGACAAATATGATAATCATATTGGTTTCACAACATCGGGTAATGATACATTGTACAGACACAGTTATGCGTTGGGGTTGGATTATGCATTGCTACAGAAGAGGATGACACTTGCCCTTGATTATATTTATTCGGGTTTGTATCCTGATGTGTTTGTTTCATATAACGATGAAGGTATTTTTTTTGATGATACATTCCCGTGGGAGCCGCCTGATACTGTGGTCTATATGCGAAGGACTCTGAAACGCAAGGTATCGTCAGGTATTTCAGTTCCCTTTCAAAAATTTTATAATTATAATCAGTTGCTTTTGTATTATACCTATGAAAAAACGATGGTGAGTGAATATTATAGTAATGCTGTTTTTACTCATGATGTTGTTCTTGCAGGCTCGCACGTTGCGTTTTTGCATGATGGAACGTATACGGGAAGCTTTTCGGTAAGCCCTGAGGATGGCATGGTTTTTGAAAGCTATGCGGATATCTATGATTCTTCACTTTCTTCAGATATTTCATATTCCAAGGTGCGTGGTGGCCTGTATTATTTTTTCCGGGGTTTTGGTAACGATGTGTTAGCTTTTATGCTCAAAGGTGGTTATGCGCACAATGCGCCTTACTATCTGTATCCGTATAATATAGGGCGTTACGCAAAAGGCAAGAGTCAGGGCATCCCATCAAATGAAGATGCTTACAGCATGCGAGGTTTTGCCAAAGACATGTTTTATGGCAACAGGTTGGCGGTGGGTATTGTTGAGTATCGTATTCCTTTATTTCAGAACGATAGTGGCTACAGAATGCTGCCGCTCATGTTCAGGGATATGTGGTTGACACCATTTGTTGAGTATGGCAACATATGGATAAATTCAACATCTCTTAACGATTTTAAATATAGTATTGGTTCTGAACTTCATGTTCGCATCACTGCTGGATACTGGGCTGATATTGAAGGTTTTGCCGGAGTTGTTAAAGGCTATGGCGATTTTGGAGAGGTACAGGTGTATTTTGGCATAGCGACAGCCATGGAAGGTGCACTTAAGCAGCATACAATCATACGTACGGTAATACAGTAGCATGTAATTTCAACTGGTCAGGTTTCCATTTTTATGAATACTGAAAGCCTTTATCAGGCATTAAATCAAGGTTTATTGCAGGAACGGTATGCGATAATAAAGCGTAATATAACCAGGAATAAAGTATTGATAGAAAAATGGGGTGGATTGCAGAAGGTTGTTGGGCTTTTAAGTGGCAAGCATGTTATTGTGTGTGGTGCAGGCAGGAGTTTAAACGATGCTCTTAAAGTGTTGAAAAAATATCAATACAGAAAAGACCTTGCCATCATAGCAACAGATATGGCATACAGGCCGTTGGTATTGGCCGGAATTCAGCCGCATTTTTCCATATCATGCGAGGCCATGCCAGTTTCATATTATGCATTTTTACCCACATCATCCAGCCATCTTTTAGCGTTCAGTGGAGTAAGCTCACATACATTGACTGCCTGGAAGGGGAAAATCAGCTTTTACAACTGGATGATATATGAAAGCCCTTTTGATGTATTGTGGAAACTTGCTGGGGAGCATTTGGGGTATGTGGCCACAGCAAGTATTGTGACAACACAGGCAATATCACTGGCATTAGGGTGTTCCATTGCTTCCTTAACAATGGTTGGTAATGACCTGGCATTTAAGGACAATTATTATGCACAGCATACGGTGGTATGCCAGCGCTTTATCATGAATTACAATAGATTTTCAACAGCCAATTCAAATGATTATGCTATGATCCATAGAAAGAAAATGTATATGGTCAAACGAAGAGAGTCGATATATTATACTGATCATCAGTTTCTGGCTGCCAGGCAGTGGTTGGAAAACCTTTTTACAAACGTTACGGTACCAATATTTGATTGCAGCATTCCTGGTTGCAGTGAGCGTAAAGTCACTAAAATATCAATGAGTAAAGTTATGAGTATATTATTTCCTGAAAAACGAATAAAGAAAAGAGGCAGAGCATGATAACATTACATAAAATGAATGGCGAAGAATTTATTCTTAACGCAAATCACATTGAAACCATAGAGTCCAGACCTGATACAACCATAACTCTGACCAATGAAAAAAAATATCTGGTTAAAGAGTCAAAAGATGAGGTGTTATCACGTATTTATGAATATTATCATAAGGTGCTGACTGGATTGCAATAATTGCAAAAAAATTGATAGTTTGAGCGATAGTACCTGGTAAAGTATCCGGTAAGAATACTATAATAATTTAATAATTAATGAATAATTTTAAAATTTTAACCGAAAATTGTTAATAAGAATACATGTATGATTTGAATGGCTTCTTTAGGAGGGGTAATACTATATGGATCTTGCTACCGTTATTGGGCTAATAGTTGGTTTTACTAATATTATAATGGGAATAATTTTTGCCAAAGGAAATCCGTTGCTTTTCTTTGATATACCTTCAGTATTTATCACAATAGGGGGTTCTTTTTGTGCATTGCTCATTTCAAATCCTTTAAGCAAAGTTCTTAGTATCTGGAAAGTTGCCAAACATGCTTTTTTCCCGCCAAAGTATAATCCCAATGAACTCATCATAACCCTTGTTTCATTTTCTGAGAAAGCTCGCCGTGAAGGGTTGCTTGCATTGGAAGATGATCTGGATGAACTGGATGATCAGTTTTTGCGTAAGGGCATACAGCTTGTTGTAGACGGTACTGACCCTGAACTGGTGCGCCGCATCATGGAAACGGAACTTGAAAACATTATGGCACGCCATGATGAAGGCAAAAAGCTCTTTGATGACTGGGCAACATACGCTCCAGCATTTGGTATGATTGGTACACTGTTAGGTCTGGTTCTGATGCTGGTCAATATAGAAGATAAATCAGCCATTGGGCCTGGTATGTCTGCTGCTCTTATTACCACATTCTATGGTGCTATAATGGCATATCTGGTTTTGTATCCTATATCTGCCAAGCTTGGGTATATTAATAATCAGGAAATATTGATGAAACTAATTATGATAGAAGGTACATTGTCAATACAATCAGGGGATAACCCTCGAATTGTTAAGGATAAGCTGGTATCATTCCTTGATCCTAAGATGCGCGAAGCTATCACCAGTGAGGTTGGTGACTGATGGCAAAAAGGAAAAAATTAGAACTACCACCACCGCCACCCTGGCTTACCAGCTGGGGAGATTTAAATACCCTGCTATTAACGTTTTTTGTTATGATGTTTGATATTTCCCCAATTATTGGACAGGATTTTAATCTTGTTTTGTCTTCTTTTAAAGGATCATTGGGTATGATGCAGGGCGGATATTCGTTGGCTCGTGGCAGGATGGAAGAGATAGGGCTTAATATGCTCAATCTGCCCTCGAGTGAGCAGGGAAGGGCACTTGCAAAGATGCTGAAAAGAGCAGTTGAGGCTTTTAAGCCTGAAATTCAGGCAAAGAAAGTCAGAGTGCGCGAAGATGAAAGGGGTTTGATAATTACATTATCAAGTGATGCCTATTTTGAACCGGGGAGTGCAAAGCTTAAGGATGATATTATACCAATATTGAAAAAAGTTGCCCTAATTATAAAGTCAATGCCCAACTATGTGAGGATAGAAGGTCATACTGACAACAGGCCTGTACCTCCACGAGGTCTTGAAGAAGGGTATGCTACCAATTGGGAGCTTTCCTCTGCACGGGCGGTTAATGTGCTTCGATATCTCATAGAGGAAACAGGTGTAAATCCAAAGCAGATGTCAGCAGTTGCCTTTGGTGAATACAGGCCCATAGATGATAATAATACGCCTGAAGGCAGAGCCTATAATCGCAGGGTTGAGATAGTTATACTCAGGGATAAAGGTGTGGTTGAATCTGCTACACCTGAGATTGTAAGGCCTTTGCCTGACGAGGAATGGCGTTGATAAGACTATGTTAGGGGAGAAGTACAAAATATTGAAAAAAATTGATACATTTTAGTGACATAATCATAAATTAATTGACTTTTTTAATTAATATAGTATTATGTCGATAAATTTAGTATAACAATTAACCAACAATGTGTGTACAGTTTTTATTGATATAATACTAAACGAAATTGTAAATTGTTGGTGAGGTAAAAGAATGGGTGATGAAGAACGGGTCAATGTTGAGGAAATAGAGGAGCAGGAAAAGCCGGAAGAGGCAAAGGCTGCCGGTGCCTTTGAGACTTCACGTATTATAAAGATCCTGCTATATATAGCTGGCGCTATACTGGCAATATTTATTATCATTGGAATTTCGTATCTTGTTGCTAAATATGTTCAGGAACAACGCTATCAGCGTGAGCAGGATATAGTTCTTGCTCCACCTCCACCGCCATTGGCTCATTTTGATATGCCATCGTTTTCTATAACAACCAATGATCCAGAGCCGCATTTTGCTAAGATTACAATTTCTTTAGGATATGAAGAAAATGTAGAGCTAAATGCTGAGCTGGTTCAGCGTACTCCACAGATGCAGCATGTAGTTAACATTCTTTTACGTGATAAGTC
The sequence above is drawn from the Spirochaetota bacterium genome and encodes:
- a CDS encoding OmpA family protein; this translates as MAKRKKLELPPPPPWLTSWGDLNTLLLTFFVMMFDISPIIGQDFNLVLSSFKGSLGMMQGGYSLARGRMEEIGLNMLNLPSSEQGRALAKMLKRAVEAFKPEIQAKKVRVREDERGLIITLSSDAYFEPGSAKLKDDIIPILKKVALIIKSMPNYVRIEGHTDNRPVPPRGLEEGYATNWELSSARAVNVLRYLIEETGVNPKQMSAVAFGEYRPIDDNNTPEGRAYNRRVEIVILRDKGVVESATPEIVRPLPDEEWR
- a CDS encoding flagellar FlbD family protein — encoded protein: MITLHKMNGEEFILNANHIETIESRPDTTITLTNEKKYLVKESKDEVLSRIYEYYHKVLTGLQ
- a CDS encoding 6-hydroxymethylpterin diphosphokinase MptE-like protein, which translates into the protein MNTESLYQALNQGLLQERYAIIKRNITRNKVLIEKWGGLQKVVGLLSGKHVIVCGAGRSLNDALKVLKKYQYRKDLAIIATDMAYRPLVLAGIQPHFSISCEAMPVSYYAFLPTSSSHLLAFSGVSSHTLTAWKGKISFYNWMIYESPFDVLWKLAGEHLGYVATASIVTTQAISLALGCSIASLTMVGNDLAFKDNYYAQHTVVCQRFIMNYNRFSTANSNDYAMIHRKKMYMVKRRESIYYTDHQFLAARQWLENLFTNVTVPIFDCSIPGCSERKVTKISMSKVMSILFPEKRIKKRGRA
- a CDS encoding flagellar basal body-associated FliL family protein, which produces MGDEERVNVEEIEEQEKPEEAKAAGAFETSRIIKILLYIAGAILAIFIIIGISYLVAKYVQEQRYQREQDIVLAPPPPPLAHFDMPSFSITTNDPEPHFAKITISLGYEENVELNAELVQRTPQMQHVVNILLRDKSFEDLNSVDDTVNLAEEIKAHINVLLLKGKIKEVYFREFVVN
- a CDS encoding motility protein A produces the protein MDLATVIGLIVGFTNIIMGIIFAKGNPLLFFDIPSVFITIGGSFCALLISNPLSKVLSIWKVAKHAFFPPKYNPNELIITLVSFSEKARREGLLALEDDLDELDDQFLRKGIQLVVDGTDPELVRRIMETELENIMARHDEGKKLFDDWATYAPAFGMIGTLLGLVLMLVNIEDKSAIGPGMSAALITTFYGAIMAYLVLYPISAKLGYINNQEILMKLIMIEGTLSIQSGDNPRIVKDKLVSFLDPKMREAITSEVGD